One genomic region from Apodemus sylvaticus chromosome 1, mApoSyl1.1, whole genome shotgun sequence encodes:
- the LOC127681215 gene encoding olfactory receptor 52M1 has protein sequence MPTFHNICSVPSSLWLTGIPGLESLHMWLSIPFGSMYLVAVVGNITILAVVRVERSLHQPMYLFLCMLAVIDLVLSTSTMPKLLAIFWFGAGNIGLDACLCQMFLIHCFATVESGIFLAMAFDRYVAICNPLRHSMVLTQTVVGRLGLAAFLRGVFYIGPLPLMIRLRLPLYKTRVISHSYCEHMAVVALTCGDSRVNNVYGLSIGFLVLILDSAAIAASYVMIFRAVMGLATPEARLKTLGTCGSHICAILIFYIPIAVSSLIHRFGHQVPPPIHTLLANFYLLIPPILNPIVYAVRTKQIRDRLLQILKTGTKIR, from the coding sequence ATGCCGACTTTTCATAATATATGTTCAGTACCCAGCTCTTTGTGGCTTACTGGTATCCCAGGACTGGAGTCCCTGCACATGTGGCTCTCCATCCCCTTTGGCTCCATGTACCTGGTGGCTGTGGTGGGGAACATCACCATCCTAGCTGTGGTAAGGGTGGAGCGCAGCCTGCACCAGCCCATGTACCTCTTTCTGTGCATGCTGGCTGTGATTGATCTGGTTTTGTCTACTTCTACTATGCCCAAACTTCTGGCGATTTTCTGGTTTGGTGCTGGCAACATTGGCCTGGATGCCTGCTTATGTCAAATGTTTCTTATCCACTGCTTTGCTACTGTTGAGTCGGGCATCTTCCTTGCCATGGCTTTTGACCGCTATGTAGCCATCTGCAATCCATTGCGTCATAGCATGGTGCTCACCCAGACAGTGGTGGGTCGTTTAGGGCTGGCCGCGTTTCTCCGAGGAGTTTTTTACATTGGACCCCTGCCACTCATGATCCGCCTGCGGTTGCCTCTTTACAAAACCCGAGTCATCTCGCACTCCTACTGTGAGCACATGGCTGTGGTTGCCTTGACCTGTGGAGACAGCAGAGTTAACAATGTCTATGGGTTGAGCATTGGCTTTCTGGTGTTGATCCTGGATTCAGCGGCCATTGCTGCCTCCTACGTGATGATTTTCAGGGCTGTGATGGGGCTGGCCACTCCCGAGGCTAGGCTCAAAACTCTGGGGACATGTGGGTCTCATATCTGTGCCATTCTCATTTTCTATATTCCCATTGCTGTTTCTTCTCTCATTCACCGGTTTGGTCACCAGGTTCCTCCTCCAATCCACACTCTGCTGGCCAACTTCTATCTCCTCATTCCGCCTATCCTCAATCCCATTGTCTACGCTGTTCGTACCAAGCAGATCCGGGACAGGCTTCTTCAGATCCTAAAGACAGGAACCAAGATCAGATGA